One Pseudodesulfovibrio cashew DNA window includes the following coding sequences:
- the uxx1 gene encoding UXX-star selenoprotein family 1 produces MSETTIYGKPNCPHTRRALDAHPGARFVDVLLSKENLDAMLEYSEGKRRIPVIVKDGEVSIGYLKGS; encoded by the coding sequence ATGAGCGAAACCACGATATACGGCAAGCCGAATTGCCCACACACCAGGCGGGCCCTCGACGCCCACCCCGGAGCCCGGTTCGTGGACGTGCTGCTCTCCAAAGAAAATCTGGACGCCATGCTCGAATATTCCGAAGGCAAAAGGCGCATCCCGGTTATCGTCAAGGATGGCGAAGTTTCGATCGGCTACCTGAAAGGCTCCTGA
- a CDS encoding ATP-binding protein: MDFRRQAFVEARITHDNDLETRRWATRIGGLYARISEVLQPNPYLEVPERDVVTTSGLKLTLVNPAYMLRMIHGMTKRDNGIRAHITSLEPLRPENAPKEWEARALKTFRTGDEEFHEETVLDGKPVLLYMRPMITEEGCLYCHGKQGYKVGDIRGGISVTVPLTKYDQAVELAGEGAFRRYSTMFLVGESVLCLMLALSIWNDRRRNRILARQKQIESQLRKSEQRHRIILDNSPLGMIHFASDGEILDCNARFAEMMGCPVDKLIGFNTAKQSYGEMVDAINKALGGERSVYEDYYTSVNGGVTTYLRVVFNPVNPGQSPTEVIATLEDFIDRKKAEDELLFQSEINEASADIASALTQPEATIESISSRVHKHILRISESRFGYVSSIDPASGDNVCHTLSYEMGGEVKTVDNQQIVFSRGKNGYEGLHGYCLNTLKPFFTNTPSDHSSSKGVPGGHMPLERFLSIPAVYQGKLYGQIALANSRRDYSERDIKALQPLANLFAMAIHRMRMESALRTAKNQAEIASQVKSEFLANMSHEIRTPLNGIMGMLQLLAETGQDDVQREYTDIAIQSCHRLTGLLSDILDLSRIESGKLVIREGVFSLAQLFKSLEDIFHIQAGKQGIILKADFDEELPEYLVGDELRLRQILFNLVGNALKFTEEGMVSISAEPVSGGRVLFVVSDTGIGIPEDKLETVFEPFTQSDYSITREFQGAGLGLSIVKRLVKLMDGSLSVESELGVGTTIHLLLPLAQGEPEEVHSPQAPAKEKVQAEARILVVDDDYVSRLALTRLLENMGATVTALDNGGDAVRAVEKEAFDLVFMDIQLPGMDGTETARRIREVEKPGEENPLIVAVTAHAMVGDRERFLEAGMDAYLSKPVDFEKVSRIYQKLLRNE; the protein is encoded by the coding sequence ATGGATTTTCGTCGGCAGGCCTTCGTCGAAGCGCGGATTACCCATGATAACGATCTGGAGACACGCCGTTGGGCCACTAGAATCGGAGGGCTCTATGCCCGAATTTCTGAGGTGTTACAGCCCAATCCCTACCTGGAGGTTCCTGAGAGGGATGTCGTCACCACCTCGGGCTTGAAACTGACGCTCGTCAATCCGGCCTATATGCTGCGTATGATTCATGGGATGACCAAACGCGACAACGGCATCAGGGCGCACATCACGAGTCTTGAACCGCTTCGCCCGGAAAACGCTCCCAAGGAGTGGGAAGCCCGGGCTCTGAAGACCTTCCGTACCGGAGATGAGGAATTTCACGAAGAAACGGTATTGGACGGAAAGCCGGTCCTTCTCTACATGCGTCCGATGATCACCGAGGAAGGGTGTCTCTACTGCCATGGCAAACAGGGATACAAGGTAGGAGATATCCGAGGTGGCATTAGCGTGACCGTGCCGCTGACGAAATATGATCAGGCCGTCGAACTCGCAGGCGAGGGAGCGTTCCGCAGATACAGTACCATGTTTTTGGTGGGAGAATCCGTCCTCTGCCTCATGCTCGCTCTTTCCATCTGGAACGACAGGCGCCGGAACCGGATTCTGGCCAGGCAGAAGCAGATCGAATCACAGTTGCGAAAGAGCGAGCAGCGCCACCGCATCATTCTGGACAACTCGCCTTTGGGCATGATCCATTTCGCAAGCGATGGAGAGATCCTAGACTGCAATGCCCGTTTTGCCGAGATGATGGGCTGCCCTGTCGATAAGCTAATCGGATTCAACACGGCCAAACAGTCCTATGGCGAAATGGTCGATGCCATCAACAAGGCGCTTGGTGGGGAGAGGTCCGTGTACGAGGATTACTACACCTCGGTCAACGGGGGCGTGACCACTTATCTGCGTGTGGTTTTCAACCCGGTCAACCCCGGTCAATCCCCCACCGAGGTCATTGCCACCCTGGAGGATTTCATCGATCGCAAGAAGGCGGAGGACGAGTTGCTCTTCCAGTCCGAGATCAATGAGGCCTCGGCGGACATAGCGAGCGCTCTCACTCAGCCGGAAGCGACCATCGAAAGTATTTCCAGTCGCGTGCACAAGCATATCCTGCGGATCAGCGAGAGCCGGTTCGGCTATGTTTCTTCCATCGATCCTGCTTCGGGTGACAACGTCTGCCATACCCTGTCCTATGAAATGGGCGGGGAGGTAAAGACCGTGGACAATCAACAGATTGTCTTCTCCCGGGGTAAAAATGGCTATGAAGGGCTGCACGGATATTGCCTTAATACGCTGAAGCCGTTTTTTACCAACACTCCGTCCGATCACTCTTCATCCAAGGGGGTGCCCGGGGGACATATGCCCCTTGAGCGATTCCTCTCAATCCCGGCGGTGTACCAGGGAAAATTGTACGGTCAGATCGCTCTGGCAAACAGTCGCCGCGACTACTCCGAGCGCGACATCAAGGCCCTGCAGCCTCTGGCCAACCTTTTTGCCATGGCCATTCACCGTATGCGGATGGAATCCGCCTTGCGCACGGCCAAGAATCAGGCGGAGATCGCCAGTCAGGTGAAGTCCGAGTTTCTGGCCAACATGAGCCATGAAATCCGGACCCCGCTGAACGGAATTATGGGCATGCTGCAATTGTTGGCCGAAACCGGGCAGGACGACGTTCAGCGCGAGTACACTGACATCGCCATCCAATCCTGCCATCGACTGACCGGGTTGCTCAGCGACATTTTGGACCTTTCCAGGATCGAGTCCGGCAAGTTGGTGATCAGGGAAGGCGTTTTCTCTCTTGCTCAGCTTTTCAAGTCCCTGGAGGATATATTCCATATCCAGGCGGGAAAGCAGGGCATAATCCTCAAGGCGGACTTTGACGAAGAACTCCCGGAATATCTTGTGGGCGATGAACTACGTCTACGCCAGATCCTCTTCAATTTAGTGGGCAACGCCCTCAAGTTCACCGAAGAAGGGATGGTTTCCATCAGCGCGGAACCGGTATCGGGAGGCAGGGTGCTGTTCGTCGTGAGTGATACGGGCATCGGCATTCCGGAGGACAAGCTGGAAACGGTTTTCGAACCGTTCACCCAGAGCGATTATTCCATTACCCGTGAGTTCCAGGGGGCCGGACTCGGTCTGAGCATCGTCAAGCGGCTGGTCAAGCTCATGGACGGCTCCTTGTCGGTGGAGAGCGAGCTGGGCGTGGGCACCACCATTCATCTGTTGCTTCCGCTTGCTCAGGGCGAGCCGGAAGAAGTTCATTCTCCTCAAGCCCCGGCCAAGGAAAAAGTTCAGGCTGAAGCCAGGATTCTGGTTGTCGACGACGACTACGTCAGTCGACTTGCCCTGACCCGTCTGTTGGAGAACATGGGCGCCACGGTTACTGCGCTGGATAACGGCGGGGACGCCGTGCGGGCCGTGGAAAAAGAGGCCTTTGATCTGGTGTTCATGGATATTCAGCTACCCGGCATGGACGGGACCGAAACCGCCAGGCGGATCCGGGAAGTGGAAAAGCCGGGTGAGGAAAATCCCCTCATCGTCGCTGTCACGGCTCACGCCATGGTCGGCGACAGAGAGCGTTTCCTCGAGGCGGGTATGGACGCCTATCTTTCCAAGCCGGTTGATTTCGAGAAGGTCAGCAGGATCTATCAAAAGCTGCTCCGCAACGAATAG
- the pnp gene encoding polyribonucleotide nucleotidyltransferase has protein sequence MTMIPFDATSVTATIGDMDITIESGKYARQASGAVTISSGKTTVLVTAVTQPLEIDRGFFPLTCNYQEMAYAAGRVPGNYFRREGRPSERETLVSRLIDRPIRPLFADGFADEVQIIATVLSADKHVNPDVLALTGASAACHISKMPFLGPIVGARVGYVDNEFVLYPSYKGIEERSSLNLVFAATRDAMVMVEGGGNFVSEDLVADALAWGHEQVKPLFDAQDELREKVGVPKIEVEAPEKDQELVDFLGDFISEDLEKALTTPEKLVRYAAKDAAKDKAKEAVAEKFPEDEAKLKGVSGVIGDMTKKIVRSRIVNEGLRIDGRDTTTVRPLSIETGVLAQTHGSVLFRRGETSALAVATLGSTRDEQRYDSLLGDATKRFMLHYNFPPYCVGEARMLRGTSRREVGHGALAERAITPVLPDQDEFPFTIRVVSEIMESNGSSSMASVCGATLSLMDAGVPIAEPVAGIAMGLCKEGDEYFVLTDILGDEDALGDMDFKVAGTRDGITAIQMDIKISGIPQDVLKKALYQAKEARTHILDHMGEVLAAPRAELSELAPQMAVVHIDPEKIRSVIGPGGKNIKAITAETEADIDIEDSGKISIFAPTMASMEKAKEMVLYYDQKPEPGKNYKGIVRKILEVGALVEILPGQEGMLHISQLDFDRVERVEDVVQLGQEVMVKCIALEPGGRIRLSRKAWLMEEAGQEVNLDDFKRPAPRGGDRGDRGGRRNDRGRNDRGGRRR, from the coding sequence ATGACAATGATTCCTTTCGACGCGACCAGCGTCACCGCCACCATCGGCGACATGGACATCACCATCGAATCCGGGAAATACGCCCGCCAGGCCAGCGGCGCCGTGACCATCTCGTCCGGCAAGACCACTGTTCTGGTGACCGCCGTGACCCAGCCGCTGGAAATCGACCGGGGCTTCTTCCCGCTCACCTGCAACTACCAGGAAATGGCCTACGCCGCCGGCCGCGTGCCCGGTAACTACTTCCGCCGCGAAGGCCGTCCGTCCGAGCGTGAGACCCTGGTCTCCCGCCTTATCGACCGCCCCATTCGGCCCCTGTTCGCCGACGGTTTCGCCGACGAGGTTCAGATCATCGCCACGGTTCTGTCCGCTGACAAGCACGTCAACCCGGACGTCCTGGCCCTGACCGGCGCCTCCGCGGCCTGCCACATCTCCAAGATGCCCTTCCTCGGCCCCATCGTGGGTGCCCGCGTGGGTTACGTGGACAATGAGTTCGTCCTCTACCCCTCCTACAAGGGCATCGAGGAACGCTCCTCCCTCAACCTGGTCTTCGCCGCTACCCGCGACGCCATGGTCATGGTTGAAGGCGGCGGCAACTTCGTCAGCGAAGACCTGGTAGCCGACGCCCTGGCCTGGGGCCACGAGCAGGTCAAGCCGCTCTTCGACGCGCAGGACGAACTGCGTGAAAAGGTCGGCGTGCCCAAGATCGAAGTGGAAGCCCCCGAGAAGGACCAGGAGCTGGTCGACTTCCTGGGCGACTTCATCTCCGAGGATCTGGAGAAGGCCCTGACCACCCCCGAGAAGCTGGTCCGCTACGCCGCCAAGGATGCGGCCAAGGATAAGGCCAAGGAAGCCGTGGCCGAGAAGTTCCCCGAGGACGAAGCCAAGCTCAAGGGCGTCTCCGGCGTCATTGGCGACATGACCAAGAAGATCGTGCGTTCCCGCATCGTCAATGAGGGTCTTCGCATCGATGGCCGTGACACCACCACGGTCCGCCCGCTCTCCATCGAGACCGGCGTGCTGGCCCAGACCCACGGTTCCGTGCTCTTCCGCCGCGGCGAAACCAGCGCTCTGGCAGTGGCCACCCTGGGTTCCACCCGCGACGAGCAGCGCTACGACTCCCTGCTGGGCGACGCCACCAAGCGTTTCATGCTCCACTACAACTTCCCCCCGTACTGCGTGGGTGAAGCCCGCATGCTGCGCGGCACCTCCCGCCGCGAAGTGGGTCACGGAGCCCTGGCCGAACGCGCCATCACCCCGGTGCTGCCCGACCAGGACGAATTCCCGTTCACCATCCGCGTGGTCTCCGAGATCATGGAGTCCAACGGTTCCTCTTCCATGGCTTCGGTCTGCGGCGCCACCCTGTCCCTGATGGACGCGGGCGTGCCCATCGCCGAGCCTGTGGCCGGTATCGCCATGGGTCTGTGCAAGGAAGGCGACGAGTACTTCGTGCTGACCGACATCCTCGGTGACGAGGACGCCCTGGGCGATATGGACTTCAAAGTGGCCGGCACCCGTGACGGCATCACCGCCATCCAGATGGACATCAAGATCTCCGGCATTCCGCAGGACGTCCTGAAGAAGGCCCTGTACCAGGCCAAGGAAGCCCGTACCCACATCCTCGACCACATGGGAGAGGTGCTGGCCGCGCCCCGCGCCGAGCTTTCCGAGCTGGCCCCGCAGATGGCCGTTGTCCACATCGATCCCGAGAAGATTCGCTCCGTCATCGGACCCGGCGGCAAGAACATCAAGGCCATCACCGCCGAGACCGAGGCAGACATCGACATCGAGGATTCCGGCAAGATCTCCATCTTCGCCCCGACCATGGCATCCATGGAAAAGGCCAAGGAGATGGTCCTCTACTACGACCAGAAGCCCGAACCCGGAAAGAACTACAAGGGCATCGTGCGCAAGATCCTCGAGGTCGGCGCACTGGTCGAAATCCTGCCCGGCCAGGAAGGCATGCTGCACATCTCCCAGCTCGACTTCGATCGGGTGGAACGCGTCGAAGACGTCGTTCAGCTCGGCCAGGAAGTCATGGTCAAGTGCATCGCCCTGGAGCCCGGCGGACGCATCCGTCTCTCCCGCAAGGCGTGGCTGATGGAAGAAGCCGGCCAGGAAGTGAACCTGGACGACTTCAAGCGCCCGGCCCCGCGCGGCGGTGACCGTGGTGACCGTGGCGGACGCCGTAATGACCGTGGTCGTAACGATCGTGGCGGACGCCGGAGATAA
- the rpsO gene encoding 30S ribosomal protein S15, with the protein MAMTAEDKQKIIDEYKTCEGDTGSPEVQIALLTARIQYLSDHFKTHKKDHHSRTGLLKLVGQRRKMLKYLANKDIQRYRDLIARLGLRK; encoded by the coding sequence GTGGCCATGACTGCTGAAGACAAGCAAAAGATTATTGACGAGTACAAGACCTGCGAAGGCGACACCGGCTCCCCCGAGGTCCAGATCGCCCTGCTCACCGCACGCATCCAGTACCTGTCCGACCACTTCAAGACCCACAAGAAGGACCACCACTCCCGCACCGGTCTGCTGAAGCTCGTCGGCCAGCGCCGCAAGATGCTCAAGTACCTCGCCAACAAGGACATCCAGCGCTACCGCGACCTGATCGCCAGGCTCGGTCTGCGCAAGTAG
- the truB gene encoding tRNA pseudouridine(55) synthase TruB, which yields MGRRRKKRSAEQLDGLLVLNKPSGPTSADCLNDIKHQLKQFKIGHAGTLDPMASGVLLVMLGNATKLAPYLSGATKTYAGTLKLGMTTDTLDIQGEVVSEAEVTATAEDVEREILFWKELTEQEVPAYSAAKHEGKPLYALARAGEEVPVKIKPIVISHVEVLDVNMPEASFRVSCSAGTYIRSLVHSLGIRMGCGAVLTSLNREQSEPFGLDGAHDLADVLEHPATLPDKVIPIRDTLPHWPRFQLTEPLSGLVKNGAWLPVNDEPGEPLAGRLGDQAMLLDQDGEPMALVEAKLQDGKPKWAILRGLWGQG from the coding sequence ATGGGCCGACGCAGAAAAAAACGCAGCGCGGAACAGCTGGACGGCCTGCTTGTACTCAACAAGCCGTCAGGCCCGACCTCGGCGGACTGCCTCAACGACATCAAACACCAGCTCAAGCAGTTCAAGATAGGCCACGCCGGGACCTTGGACCCGATGGCTTCAGGTGTCCTTCTGGTCATGCTCGGCAACGCGACCAAGCTTGCTCCGTACCTCAGTGGCGCGACCAAAACCTACGCTGGCACGCTGAAGTTGGGGATGACGACAGACACACTTGATATTCAAGGAGAAGTCGTCTCCGAGGCCGAGGTAACGGCCACTGCCGAGGATGTCGAACGTGAAATTTTATTTTGGAAAGAGTTGACAGAGCAGGAAGTTCCTGCCTATTCGGCTGCCAAACACGAGGGTAAGCCGCTCTACGCCCTGGCCCGTGCGGGCGAGGAAGTACCGGTTAAGATCAAGCCCATTGTTATTTCTCATGTGGAAGTGCTGGACGTGAACATGCCCGAGGCATCGTTCAGGGTCAGTTGCTCCGCCGGTACCTACATACGTTCCCTGGTCCACAGCTTGGGGATACGAATGGGGTGCGGCGCGGTGCTGACCAGCCTGAACCGGGAGCAAAGCGAGCCCTTCGGACTCGACGGCGCTCACGATCTCGCGGACGTCCTGGAGCATCCGGCAACACTGCCGGACAAGGTGATCCCCATCAGGGACACCCTCCCCCACTGGCCCAGGTTCCAACTGACCGAACCACTCAGCGGACTCGTGAAGAACGGGGCCTGGCTGCCGGTCAACGATGAACCGGGAGAGCCCCTTGCGGGTCGCCTCGGCGATCAGGCCATGCTGCTTGATCAGGATGGCGAACCGATGGCGCTGGTGGAGGCGAAGCTTCAGGACGGAAAGCCCAAATGGGCCATTCTGCGCGGTCTCTGGGGACAGGGCTGA
- the amrB gene encoding AmmeMemoRadiSam system protein B produces the protein MQRQPVVAGRFYEADPERLNGMVDGFLGLAEARRDEQTLLAMVPHAGYVFSGAVCGRTLGAANLARTIVMLGPNHTGKGDRFALWPKGRWAIPGGAVSVDAALAETLLEADPMLTPDTAAHLEEHSLEVILPFLRRLDPETVVVPIAVSGYVFEDLKRVGQALGKVLAGLGRPASIVVSSDMSHYIQHDEAKARDALALEAAVALDPRGLFDVVRRNNITMCGVLPMVTGLYAALEMGATSGEVVSYATSGEIYGDYDQVVGYAGVLVS, from the coding sequence ATGCAGAGACAACCGGTAGTTGCCGGACGGTTTTACGAGGCCGACCCGGAGCGCCTGAACGGGATGGTGGACGGATTTCTCGGGCTTGCCGAAGCAAGGCGCGATGAGCAGACGCTTCTGGCTATGGTCCCCCATGCCGGGTATGTCTTTTCCGGCGCGGTATGCGGAAGGACGCTGGGCGCGGCAAACCTGGCGCGGACTATTGTGATGCTCGGGCCCAACCATACTGGCAAGGGCGACCGGTTCGCGCTTTGGCCCAAGGGTAGATGGGCCATTCCTGGCGGTGCGGTCTCCGTGGATGCTGCCCTGGCCGAGACCCTGCTTGAGGCCGACCCCATGCTAACCCCGGACACGGCGGCTCACCTGGAAGAGCATTCCCTGGAGGTGATTCTGCCTTTCCTGCGCCGTCTCGATCCTGAAACAGTCGTGGTGCCCATAGCGGTGTCAGGCTATGTCTTTGAGGATTTGAAGCGAGTGGGGCAGGCTCTGGGGAAAGTTTTGGCCGGACTAGGGCGTCCCGCGTCCATCGTGGTCAGTTCGGATATGAGCCATTACATCCAGCATGACGAGGCCAAGGCCCGGGATGCGTTGGCTCTTGAGGCAGCGGTCGCTCTCGATCCGCGCGGCCTCTTTGACGTGGTCCGCAGGAACAACATTACCATGTGCGGGGTCCTGCCCATGGTTACCGGATTGTACGCGGCCCTCGAGATGGGCGCCACGTCGGGCGAGGTGGTCAGCTATGCCACCTCCGGCGAGATCTACGGCGACTATGACCAGGTCGTCGGCTACGCCGGGGTGCTCGTTTCTTAG